A window of Chitinophagales bacterium contains these coding sequences:
- a CDS encoding glycosyltransferase family 39 protein, with the protein MTQLSRYTGPLLALLAAICFIPFLGNAHLFDWDEINFAEIAREMIATGNWAEPQMGFTAFTEKPPLFFWLQALSMKCFGVNEFAARLPNALLGMLVLPFLFYIGKKLKDHRLGFLWALAYWGSLLPHLYFKSGIIDPYFNFFIFAGLIALFKAGQEDQRKKNPVWWVFTGGVFTGLAILTKGPVGLLIPGLVLAVLTVLKRFRFPLSFRLLLGWFLVTLATTATWFAFNYFQNGPDFIREFTIRQWALLTTPDAGQKGFFLYHVVVLFFGCFPASSFFIHGWRLKTITNETEQRFLLWMKVLFAVVLILFSLVTTKIVHYSSLTYFPLSFLAAWSLYGILYQGVALPRWLKFSLLFSALPFILFPVLITWGGMHLEQIKPLFSKDQFASENLEAVIHWTGWEALPGILLLLVLVLFIWGNKKWRGGTRFLLLFFGTALYIQAVLFFLINRIEAISQRAHIEFWESCQDKDAYYMSYGFKTYTYYFYGKMRPPTNTQYHDRNWLYHGSLDKPLYFSSKVQSVKYIGKDIPDAEFLYHKNGFYFFRRPPFSENVK; encoded by the coding sequence TTGACCCAGCTTTCGCGATATACCGGTCCCCTGCTGGCCCTGTTGGCTGCCATCTGTTTTATTCCTTTTTTAGGAAATGCACATTTATTTGATTGGGACGAGATCAATTTTGCGGAGATCGCGCGGGAAATGATCGCTACCGGCAACTGGGCGGAACCCCAGATGGGCTTTACGGCCTTTACCGAAAAACCACCCTTGTTCTTCTGGTTACAGGCACTGTCGATGAAGTGTTTTGGTGTAAATGAATTTGCCGCCCGCCTCCCCAATGCCCTGCTGGGAATGCTCGTACTTCCCTTTTTATTTTATATCGGAAAAAAACTCAAGGATCATCGGCTGGGGTTTCTCTGGGCGTTGGCCTATTGGGGAAGCCTGCTCCCTCATCTCTATTTCAAATCAGGAATCATTGACCCCTATTTTAATTTCTTCATTTTCGCCGGGTTGATTGCGTTGTTCAAAGCCGGACAGGAAGATCAACGAAAAAAGAACCCGGTTTGGTGGGTTTTCACCGGAGGTGTATTTACCGGATTGGCCATCCTGACCAAGGGCCCCGTAGGTTTGCTAATTCCAGGTTTGGTACTCGCTGTACTGACCGTGCTGAAACGTTTCCGGTTTCCCCTTTCCTTTCGGCTCCTGCTTGGCTGGTTCCTGGTGACCCTGGCTACTACTGCCACCTGGTTTGCCTTTAATTATTTCCAAAATGGCCCCGATTTTATTCGCGAATTCACGATCCGGCAATGGGCCCTGCTCACCACACCAGATGCCGGACAAAAAGGCTTTTTTCTCTACCATGTTGTGGTCCTGTTTTTTGGGTGTTTTCCCGCATCCAGTTTTTTTATTCACGGATGGCGTTTAAAAACTATAACCAATGAAACAGAGCAACGATTCCTCTTGTGGATGAAGGTCCTGTTTGCTGTCGTGCTGATTCTTTTCAGCCTGGTCACTACCAAGATCGTCCACTATTCATCGCTGACTTATTTTCCCCTGAGCTTTTTGGCCGCCTGGTCGCTCTATGGCATCTTGTACCAGGGAGTAGCGCTTCCCCGCTGGTTGAAATTCTCCCTGCTCTTTTCGGCCCTGCCATTTATATTATTCCCTGTCCTTATTACCTGGGGCGGCATGCACCTGGAACAGATAAAACCATTATTCAGCAAAGATCAGTTTGCCTCCGAAAATTTGGAAGCTGTCATTCACTGGACCGGATGGGAAGCATTGCCCGGTATCCTGCTGTTGCTGGTATTGGTTTTATTTATCTGGGGAAACAAGAAATGGCGGGGTGGCACGCGTTTTCTTCTGCTTTTCTTTGGTACGGCTTTGTATATCCAGGCAGTTCTTTTTTTCCTGATCAACCGTATCGAAGCCATTAGCCAAAGGGCGCATATCGAGTTTTGGGAATCCTGTCAGGACAAGGATGCGTATTATATGTCGTATGGGTTCAAAACCTACACTTATTATTTCTACGGTAAAATGCGTCCGCCAACCAATACACAGTATCATGATCGGAACTGGTTGTATCACGGTTCACTGGACAAACCTTTATACTTTTCCTCCAAAGTGCAATCGGTAAAATACATCGGGAAGGATATACCCGATGCGGAATTTCTCTACCACAAAAATGGTTTCTATTTTTTCAGAAGGCCACCGTTCTCGGAGAACGTCAAATAG
- a CDS encoding DUF2795 domain-containing protein yields MFWTLELASYLEDAPWPATKDELIDYSIRSGAPIEVVENLQELEDEGGEVYESIEDIWPDYPSQEDFLFNEDEY; encoded by the coding sequence ATGTTTTGGACCTTAGAATTAGCCTCCTACCTGGAAGATGCGCCCTGGCCGGCCACAAAAGATGAGCTGATCGACTACTCGATCCGTAGCGGTGCGCCGATTGAAGTGGTGGAGAATTTGCAGGAACTGGAAGACGAAGGTGGCGAAGTGTATGAGAGCATCGAAGACATTTGGCCTGACTACCCTTCCCAGGAAGATTTTCTTTTCAACGAAGACGAATACTGA
- a CDS encoding ABC transporter ATP-binding protein, producing the protein MLSGKNLFKSYGSLPVVRGVDIQVNKGEIVSIVGSSGAGKSTLLHILGSLDRPDEGEVTLNGTSLQALTPRKLAAFRNRHIGFIFQFHHLLPEFSAVENVCIPGWLSGEKKKETEKRAIELLELLGLGQRLENKPNQLSGGEQQRVAVARALINRPDIVFADEPTGNLDSINAGELHQLFIQLRDRFQQTFLIVTHNEALAAQSDRVLYMKDGKIN; encoded by the coding sequence ATGTTATCGGGTAAAAATTTATTTAAAAGTTATGGCTCCCTTCCGGTGGTAAGGGGGGTGGATATCCAGGTAAATAAGGGGGAGATCGTAAGCATTGTGGGATCCTCCGGGGCGGGAAAGAGTACCCTGTTGCATATCCTGGGTTCACTCGACCGGCCCGATGAAGGCGAGGTCACCTTGAATGGCACTTCCCTGCAAGCGCTTACACCCCGCAAACTGGCTGCTTTTCGCAACCGGCATATCGGCTTTATCTTCCAGTTTCACCATTTACTACCCGAGTTTAGTGCCGTGGAAAACGTATGTATCCCGGGCTGGCTTTCCGGAGAAAAAAAGAAGGAAACCGAAAAAAGAGCCATTGAATTACTTGAACTGTTGGGGTTGGGACAACGACTGGAAAATAAACCCAATCAATTGTCGGGAGGGGAACAGCAACGGGTGGCCGTCGCGCGTGCCCTGATCAATCGGCCGGATATTGTTTTTGCCGATGAACCCACCGGAAATCTGGATAGTATAAACGCGGGAGAACTTCATCAACTTTTTATCCAGTTGCGTGACCGTTTTCAACAAACATTCCTGATCGTTACCCATAACGAAGCACTCGCCGCTCAAAGCGATCGCGTCCTCTACATGAAGGATGGAAAGATCAATTGA
- a CDS encoding cob(I)yrinic acid a,c-diamide adenosyltransferase yields MSMKIYTRVGDKGTTSLIGGTKVVKSHLRIEAYGTVDELNSYIGLCRDLLTDEASRNQLLEIQDRLFTIGSSLACDPEKEPKLRLPDLKESDVTLLENEIDRMESVLPEMKNFILPGGHLTISHLHIARCVGRRAERCVVRLQEESEEVAPLVIQYLNRLSDYLFVLARYAGHLTQTPEIPWKPR; encoded by the coding sequence ATGTCAATGAAGATCTATACCCGTGTCGGAGATAAAGGAACCACTTCGCTGATCGGCGGCACCAAAGTGGTCAAGAGTCATTTGCGTATCGAAGCCTATGGTACCGTGGATGAATTGAATTCTTATATCGGCCTTTGCCGGGACCTATTAACGGATGAGGCTTCGCGTAACCAGTTGCTGGAGATCCAGGACCGGTTGTTCACCATTGGTTCCTCCCTGGCCTGTGATCCTGAAAAAGAACCCAAACTGCGCTTACCTGATCTGAAAGAATCGGATGTCACCTTGTTGGAAAATGAGATCGACCGGATGGAATCAGTACTGCCTGAAATGAAGAATTTTATTCTCCCGGGTGGACACCTTACCATATCTCATCTGCATATTGCCCGCTGTGTGGGCCGAAGGGCCGAACGCTGTGTTGTTCGCCTGCAGGAAGAGAGTGAGGAGGTCGCTCCCCTGGTGATACAATACCTCAACCGTTTAAGTGATTATCTTTTTGTACTGGCCCGTTATGCCGGACACCTTACCCAAACGCCGGAGATTCCCTGGAAGCCACGTTGA
- a CDS encoding ABC transporter ATP-binding protein gives MIHLEGILKSYFMGKMELPVLKGISLDILRNEYVALMGPSGSGKSTLMNIIGCLDSPTGGSYILNGKDVSKMQDNDLAEVRNKEIGFVFQQFNLLPRLTAMENVALPLVYSGIGKKQRDEKALHVLDLVNLSDRSHHKPNELSGGQCQRVAIARALVNNPSLILADEPTGNLDTKTSYEIMEIFDKIHADGNTIVLVTHEEDIANHAHRIVRLRDGLIESDKKNENLGIHIHH, from the coding sequence ATTATTCACCTCGAAGGCATTCTGAAGAGTTATTTCATGGGGAAAATGGAATTGCCCGTTCTCAAGGGCATTTCACTGGATATTTTGCGCAATGAATATGTGGCTTTGATGGGCCCTTCTGGTTCGGGAAAAAGTACCCTGATGAATATCATCGGATGTCTCGATTCCCCAACAGGTGGCTCCTATATCCTGAATGGAAAGGATGTAAGCAAAATGCAAGACAATGACCTGGCCGAAGTACGGAATAAAGAGATCGGGTTTGTATTTCAACAGTTCAACCTGCTCCCCCGTCTTACCGCTATGGAAAATGTGGCCCTTCCCCTGGTATATTCCGGTATCGGAAAAAAGCAACGGGATGAAAAGGCCCTCCATGTACTGGATCTCGTGAACCTGTCTGACCGTTCACATCATAAGCCCAATGAGTTATCGGGTGGTCAATGTCAACGTGTAGCCATTGCACGGGCCCTGGTCAACAACCCCTCCCTTATCCTGGCCGATGAGCCTACGGGTAACCTGGATACCAAAACTTCTTACGAGATCATGGAGATCTTTGATAAGATCCATGCCGATGGCAACACCATCGTACTCGTTACCCATGAAGAAGATATTGCCAATCATGCCCATCGCATCGTGCGTCTCCGTGACGGATTGATCGAAAGCGATAAGAAGAATGAGAACCTGGGCATTCATATTCATCATTGA
- the gatC gene encoding Asp-tRNA(Asn)/Glu-tRNA(Gln) amidotransferase subunit GatC → MEVTPALVEKIAHLARLEFDPAEKEAIKDDLQRMIQFVEKLNELDTTGIPPLLHMSEEVNVLREDVVKGSVTNEEALRNAPGQPTTFFRVPKVIKR, encoded by the coding sequence ATGGAGGTCACCCCTGCACTGGTAGAAAAGATCGCGCACCTGGCCCGCCTGGAATTTGACCCGGCGGAAAAGGAGGCCATCAAAGACGACCTGCAGCGGATGATCCAATTTGTTGAAAAATTGAATGAACTGGACACCACAGGAATCCCGCCCCTCCTTCACATGTCGGAGGAAGTAAATGTGCTTCGGGAGGATGTGGTAAAAGGATCGGTGACAAACGAAGAAGCCTTGCGGAATGCCCCGGGGCAGCCCACTACTTTTTTTCGTGTACCAAAAGTGATCAAACGATAA
- the trpS gene encoding tryptophan--tRNA ligase: protein MNTSKPIVMSGIRPTGFLHLGNYFGAMRNYVKMQDEYTCFFMVADLHSLTTHPDTKELKANVQRVLSENIACGLDPDKVALYCQSHVFETSELYLYLNMLAYTGELEKTTTFKDKVRMQEDNVNAGLLTYPVLQTADIILHRAGLVPVGKDQEQHLEMARNFVKRFNYRYGEVFPEPQAFNYGAELIKVPSLDGSGKMSKSENQNATLYLADSDDQIRKKVMKAKTDAGPTQPNTPKPDYIENLFLLMKLVSTPDVLAKFNQDYDQASIRYGDMKKQLAEDMVAFIAPIRERVNQIIHNEKYLAEIMEKGAEKARTSARATMALVRQAMGLNYY from the coding sequence ATGAACACTTCGAAACCCATTGTGATGAGTGGTATCCGCCCTACTGGTTTTCTCCACCTGGGAAACTATTTCGGGGCCATGCGGAACTACGTGAAAATGCAGGATGAATACACTTGCTTTTTCATGGTGGCCGACCTGCATTCACTCACCACCCATCCGGATACGAAAGAACTTAAAGCAAACGTACAGCGTGTGCTGTCGGAGAATATTGCCTGTGGACTTGACCCCGACAAAGTGGCCCTGTATTGTCAGAGCCATGTTTTCGAAACCTCCGAGCTATATCTCTACCTCAATATGCTGGCTTATACGGGGGAACTGGAAAAAACCACCACCTTCAAGGATAAGGTTCGCATGCAGGAGGATAATGTGAATGCCGGACTGCTAACCTATCCCGTTCTTCAAACAGCGGATATCATCCTTCACCGGGCCGGATTGGTGCCGGTAGGAAAAGACCAGGAACAACACCTGGAAATGGCGCGCAATTTTGTAAAACGTTTCAACTATCGCTATGGGGAGGTTTTTCCTGAACCCCAAGCGTTTAATTATGGTGCTGAATTGATCAAGGTTCCCAGCCTCGATGGCTCGGGAAAAATGAGTAAAAGTGAGAACCAGAACGCCACCCTCTACCTGGCTGATTCCGATGATCAGATCCGGAAAAAAGTAATGAAGGCCAAAACCGATGCAGGTCCAACCCAACCCAATACCCCCAAACCCGATTATATCGAGAACCTGTTCCTGCTCATGAAACTGGTCAGCACCCCGGATGTACTGGCCAAATTCAATCAGGATTATGATCAGGCATCGATCCGCTATGGGGATATGAAGAAACAACTGGCGGAAGACATGGTCGCTTTTATCGCCCCCATACGGGAGCGTGTTAACCAGATCATCCACAATGAGAAATACCTGGCCGAAATCATGGAAAAAGGCGCAGAAAAGGCCCGTACGAGTGCCCGGGCCACAATGGCCCTGGTCAGACAGGCCATGGGTTTGAATTATTATTAA
- a CDS encoding deoxynucleoside kinase — MAKIKKPKHIAVAGNIGAGKTTLTEILAKHYKWIPQFEDVDHNPYLYDFYEDMPRWSFNLQIYFLNRRLQQIVDIHKGTETVVQDRTIYEDANIFAPNLHEMGLMSKRDFDNYFDFFQTLKQMVQPPDLLIYLRASVPTLVGQIQKRGREYEENIRLDYLKRLNEYYNKWIDNYKEGELLVIDVDKNKFAENEEHLGEIITKVDAQLYGLF, encoded by the coding sequence ATGGCCAAGATCAAGAAACCAAAACACATTGCCGTTGCAGGAAATATCGGCGCCGGAAAGACAACCCTCACCGAGATCCTTGCCAAACATTACAAATGGATACCCCAGTTTGAAGACGTGGACCATAACCCCTACCTCTATGATTTCTATGAGGATATGCCCCGCTGGAGTTTTAATCTGCAGATCTACTTCCTTAACCGTCGCCTGCAACAGATCGTAGATATCCACAAAGGGACTGAAACCGTGGTACAAGACCGGACCATTTACGAGGACGCCAACATTTTTGCCCCCAACCTGCATGAAATGGGGCTGATGAGCAAACGGGATTTTGATAATTATTTCGATTTCTTTCAAACACTCAAACAGATGGTGCAGCCCCCCGACCTGCTCATCTACCTGCGCGCTTCCGTACCTACTCTGGTGGGACAGATACAAAAGCGTGGCCGCGAATACGAAGAAAACATCCGCCTCGATTACCTCAAGCGGTTGAACGAGTACTACAATAAATGGATCGATAACTACAAAGAAGGGGAATTGCTCGTGATTGATGTGGACAAGAACAAATTTGCCGAGAATGAGGAACACCTGGGGGAGATCATCACCAAAGTGGATGCTCAGCTCTACGGATTGTTCTGA
- a CDS encoding DUF922 domain-containing protein translates to MMFRWIPVFGLFLIAFFSDFRTVAVSDKDYLDWSADRKLTWDDFTAKPELGTERAALSSIQIHVDFRFSNNDLKWNILCRFNKKKSWGKTQTDYILAHEQAHFDITEYHARKLHERLQAFKKSGDKDYNRRLQSIYEETMKEENTMQETYDRETKHSILRKTQEEWLEKIEGLLKDSAPYADYRNQNNP, encoded by the coding sequence ATGATGTTCCGCTGGATACCCGTATTTGGCCTGTTCCTGATCGCCTTCTTTTCCGATTTCAGGACAGTGGCTGTTTCGGACAAGGATTACCTTGACTGGTCGGCTGACCGAAAGCTGACCTGGGACGATTTCACCGCCAAACCTGAATTGGGAACGGAGCGGGCCGCCCTCAGTTCGATCCAGATACATGTGGATTTTCGTTTCTCCAACAATGACCTGAAATGGAATATTCTTTGCCGTTTCAATAAGAAAAAATCCTGGGGCAAAACACAAACTGATTATATCCTGGCGCATGAACAGGCGCATTTTGATATCACCGAATACCACGCCCGAAAACTCCACGAACGTTTACAGGCCTTTAAAAAAAGTGGGGACAAGGATTACAACAGGCGTTTACAATCCATTTACGAGGAGACGATGAAAGAGGAAAATACCATGCAGGAAACCTATGACCGGGAAACTAAGCACAGCATACTTCGTAAAACCCAGGAAGAGTGGTTGGAAAAAATAGAAGGTCTTCTTAAAGATTCTGCGCCTTATGCAGATTACAGAAATCAGAACAATCCGTAG
- the pckA gene encoding phosphoenolpyruvate carboxykinase (ATP), whose translation MSVHVIALPTENLAKLGLKRPERIHYQSSPEELADDTLRLGEGRLNDTGALVIDTGEFTGRSPKDKFIIRDTMTDKSVNWNEFNIPLDPKYYDIIYKKTIEYLDAQKEIWVRDCYACADTRFRTSVRVINEKPWTNLFAYNMFLRPEEEELDSFKAEWHVISAPGLKLDPKECGIRQHNVSLVSFKHKTIIIAGSGYTGETKKGVFTILNYILPQQMNVLSMHCSANMGEDGDTAIFFGLSGTGKTTLSADPQRRLIGDDEHGWSDTGIFNFEGGCYAKCINLSEEKEPEIFHAIRPGALVENTVFFPGTNRINFDDDSITENTRVSYPLHFISNTQEPSVGGLPTNIFFLTCDAFGVLPPVSKLNPAQAMYQFISGYTAKIAGTEAGITEPKPTFSACFGAPFIPLHPGRYAEMLGRKMKEHNVNVWLINTGWTGGPYGTGRRMKLSYTRAMITAALNGQLNEEEFEMHPLFGVMMPKRCPGVPVNLLNPRYTWADRDAYDTQAIKLAQLFIDNFAKYADGVSEEVRKAAPKTKI comes from the coding sequence ATGTCAGTACATGTCATTGCCCTACCCACCGAAAACCTGGCCAAATTAGGCCTGAAACGTCCAGAGCGTATCCACTACCAAAGCAGCCCCGAGGAGTTAGCAGACGACACCCTTCGATTGGGTGAAGGCCGTTTGAACGATACAGGTGCGTTAGTAATTGATACCGGAGAGTTCACGGGTCGTTCTCCAAAAGACAAGTTCATCATACGGGATACCATGACCGACAAGTCGGTTAACTGGAATGAATTCAACATTCCGCTTGATCCCAAATACTACGATATCATTTATAAAAAAACGATCGAATACCTGGATGCACAAAAAGAGATCTGGGTACGTGATTGTTATGCCTGTGCTGATACACGATTCCGCACATCGGTGAGGGTGATCAATGAAAAGCCCTGGACAAATCTCTTTGCCTATAATATGTTTCTGCGTCCCGAAGAAGAGGAACTTGATTCCTTCAAAGCAGAATGGCATGTGATTTCAGCGCCGGGATTGAAGTTGGATCCAAAAGAGTGTGGTATCCGCCAGCACAATGTTTCCCTGGTTTCTTTTAAGCATAAGACCATCATTATCGCGGGTTCCGGTTATACCGGAGAAACAAAAAAAGGTGTATTTACCATTCTCAATTATATCCTTCCCCAACAGATGAATGTATTGAGCATGCATTGCAGTGCGAATATGGGTGAAGACGGAGATACCGCCATCTTCTTTGGATTGAGCGGAACAGGTAAGACCACATTGAGTGCCGATCCACAGCGCCGGCTGATCGGCGATGATGAACATGGATGGAGCGATACCGGCATCTTTAATTTTGAAGGAGGTTGTTATGCCAAATGCATCAATCTATCGGAAGAAAAAGAACCGGAGATCTTTCATGCCATTCGCCCGGGTGCCCTTGTTGAGAACACCGTTTTCTTTCCGGGAACCAACCGGATCAATTTTGACGACGACAGCATAACCGAGAATACCAGGGTATCCTATCCCCTGCACTTTATCAGCAACACACAAGAACCCTCCGTGGGTGGATTACCCACGAACATTTTTTTCCTGACCTGTGATGCCTTTGGGGTATTGCCTCCGGTTTCCAAACTGAACCCGGCACAGGCCATGTACCAGTTCATCAGCGGGTACACCGCCAAGATCGCCGGTACTGAAGCCGGTATCACAGAACCCAAGCCCACCTTCAGTGCTTGTTTTGGCGCCCCCTTTATTCCCCTTCACCCCGGTCGCTATGCTGAAATGCTTGGCCGAAAAATGAAGGAGCATAATGTAAACGTCTGGCTGATCAACACAGGCTGGACCGGTGGTCCTTATGGTACTGGACGGCGTATGAAGCTTTCCTATACCCGGGCTATGATCACCGCCGCCCTCAACGGCCAATTGAATGAAGAGGAATTTGAAATGCACCCCTTGTTTGGCGTCATGATGCCCAAACGTTGCCCCGGGGTGCCGGTCAACCTGCTCAACCCCCGCTATACCTGGGCCGATCGCGATGCCTATGATACCCAGGCCATCAAACTGGCACAATTGTTCATCGACAATTTTGCAAAATATGCTGATGGGGTGAGCGAGGAGGTGAGAAAGGCCGCTCCGAAAACAAAAATCTGA
- a CDS encoding aminopeptidase P N-terminal domain-containing protein: MKYHPLDPALFTSNRERFVKSMEKNAIAIFVSNDEVPSNGDALYGFKQNSDLFWLSGITQEDSMVILFPDNPDPKFREVLVLVRPNELKEKWDGKRLRVAEAQAISGMKTIVWLDSIDALLQTWVHLADHIYLDSNENDRKASLVRTRDYRFIDDMKSRYPLHSYLRAAKIMKELRGIKTAYEIEVVQKAIDITDNTFRRLLKFIRPGVMEYEIEAEIWHSFLSQRATGPAYGSIIASGDRARTLHYVSNNAECKSGELVLMDFGAEYGGYCADLTRTVPVNGKFTARQKKVYNACLHLHNYAKSILKPGITVLEYTDMVGEEATKEFLKLGLIRKSDVKNEDPENRAYRKYLYHGISHHLGVDVHDLGTRTAPVKAGMLFTVEPGIYIEEEQMGVRIENNIWLTRNGHKDLMKNIPITVEEIETLMKK; encoded by the coding sequence ATGAAGTACCATCCTCTCGACCCCGCCCTGTTTACCAGCAACCGCGAACGTTTTGTCAAGTCCATGGAAAAGAATGCCATCGCCATCTTTGTCAGCAATGATGAAGTGCCTTCCAATGGAGACGCGCTTTATGGCTTCAAACAAAACAGCGATCTGTTCTGGTTATCCGGCATTACGCAGGAAGACAGCATGGTCATCCTTTTTCCTGATAATCCCGATCCTAAATTCAGGGAAGTGCTTGTGCTTGTACGGCCCAATGAGCTCAAGGAAAAATGGGATGGCAAACGGTTACGTGTAGCCGAAGCGCAGGCGATCAGTGGGATGAAGACCATTGTATGGCTTGATTCCATTGATGCGTTGTTGCAAACCTGGGTTCACCTGGCAGACCATATTTATCTGGACAGCAATGAGAACGACCGGAAGGCTTCGCTGGTACGTACCCGTGATTATCGGTTCATTGATGATATGAAAAGCCGGTATCCTTTGCATTCTTATCTCCGTGCCGCGAAGATCATGAAGGAACTGCGGGGCATAAAGACCGCCTACGAAATTGAAGTAGTACAAAAAGCCATCGATATCACGGATAATACATTCCGTCGTTTATTGAAGTTTATTCGCCCGGGTGTAATGGAATATGAGATCGAAGCGGAGATCTGGCATTCCTTTCTCTCCCAGCGAGCCACCGGTCCGGCCTATGGAAGTATCATCGCCAGTGGCGATCGTGCCCGGACCCTGCACTATGTTTCGAATAATGCCGAATGTAAATCAGGTGAACTGGTGCTGATGGATTTTGGAGCGGAGTACGGTGGTTATTGCGCCGACCTGACACGGACGGTCCCGGTCAATGGGAAATTCACTGCCCGGCAGAAGAAAGTCTACAATGCCTGTCTTCATTTGCATAACTATGCCAAAAGCATATTGAAACCCGGCATCACCGTTTTGGAATACACCGATATGGTAGGAGAGGAAGCCACCAAGGAATTCCTGAAACTCGGATTGATCCGTAAAAGTGATGTGAAAAATGAAGATCCTGAGAACCGCGCTTACCGCAAATATCTTTACCATGGTATTTCTCACCACCTGGGCGTAGATGTACATGACCTGGGTACCCGCACAGCGCCGGTAAAAGCAGGGATGCTTTTTACCGTGGAACCTGGAATTTACATTGAAGAAGAGCAGATGGGAGTACGGATCGAGAACAATATCTGGCTCACCCGCAATGGGCACAAAGACCTGATGAAGAATATCCCCATCACTGTAGAAGAGATCGAAACCCTGATGAAGAAATAA
- a CDS encoding CDP-alcohol phosphatidyltransferase family protein translates to MKQIPNLFTLLNLVCGCLAILFTLQTGQAIVYLQEMGFSSVELPERMALGAFFILAAGVIDFLDGFLARLMKAGSEMGKQLDSLSDVVSFGVAPGLILFQLLRLSFAQETDGLDVSILWLMPAFLIPVAAAWRLARFNIDPAQQVRFKGLPVPAAGITIAAFPLIMHYQTLGLQAIFINKYLLYGSILLLSFLMVSKLPMMALKFSGFAPAANWPKYLLVVIGILAAIFLQWLAIPVVLVVYILLSLFLKNKTA, encoded by the coding sequence ATGAAACAGATTCCCAATTTATTCACCCTGTTAAATCTGGTTTGTGGCTGTCTGGCCATCCTTTTTACCCTGCAAACCGGACAAGCCATTGTCTATTTGCAGGAAATGGGTTTTTCGAGTGTGGAACTTCCGGAACGAATGGCCCTTGGTGCCTTCTTTATTTTAGCAGCCGGGGTGATCGATTTCCTGGATGGATTTCTGGCCCGGTTGATGAAAGCAGGCTCTGAAATGGGTAAGCAACTTGATTCGCTTTCGGATGTGGTCAGCTTTGGTGTAGCTCCGGGTCTGATCCTTTTTCAATTACTCCGCCTGAGTTTTGCCCAGGAAACAGATGGGTTGGATGTCTCTATTCTTTGGTTAATGCCCGCTTTTCTTATTCCTGTTGCAGCGGCCTGGAGACTGGCCCGTTTCAATATTGATCCCGCCCAGCAGGTACGCTTTAAAGGCCTTCCTGTTCCGGCAGCGGGAATCACGATCGCTGCTTTTCCACTGATCATGCATTACCAGACTCTTGGTCTTCAGGCGATTTTTATCAATAAGTATTTGTTGTACGGAAGCATTTTGCTCTTGTCCTTCCTGATGGTGAGTAAACTGCCCATGATGGCTTTAAAATTCTCCGGTTTTGCCCCGGCAGCCAACTGGCCAAAATACCTTCTGGTTGTAATAGGCATTCTGGCGGCCATTTTCCTGCAGTGGCTGGCCATTCCCGTCGTACTGGTTGTGTATATCCTCTTATCTTTGTTCCTCAAAAATAAAACAGCATGA
- the purS gene encoding phosphoribosylformylglycinamidine synthase subunit PurS: MTYTVQIKVMPLKDLLDPQGKAVLGGLDNLGLKGVEDVRVGKNISLQINADSKEQAQQLAEEASRKLLANPVMEYFEVSVQ, from the coding sequence ATGACATATACAGTGCAGATCAAGGTAATGCCGCTGAAAGACCTGCTTGATCCTCAGGGAAAGGCCGTATTGGGTGGGTTGGATAACCTGGGGTTGAAAGGCGTGGAAGATGTTCGGGTGGGCAAGAATATCAGTCTGCAAATTAACGCTGACTCCAAAGAACAGGCCCAGCAACTCGCTGAAGAAGCCAGCCGTAAACTCCTTGCCAATCCGGTGATGGAATATTTTGAGGTTTCTGTTCAATGA